CACGGCGCTGGGCCCGCTGATGACCAAGGTGGGCAATGGCGGCAAGGGCATCGCCTGGAATACCGAGCATGAGGTGGCCGCGCTCGGAGCGCTCAACGGCGTGAAGGACAGGGGCGCCGCCGCCGGCCTGCCGCGCATCGAGACGGACATCGACGCCACCGAGGTCATCCTGATGCTGGCGCCGGAAACCAATGGCGAGGTGGCGGTGAAGGCGTGGGAGGCGCTCTCCAAGGCCACCGGCCGCGAGCACGCGCATCTCGCGCTGCCGAAGGAAGACGAGAAGATCCGCTACCGGGACATTCAGGCCCAGCCGCGCAAGATCATCTCCTCCCCCACCTGGTCCGGCATCGAGAGCGAGAAGGTCTGCTACAATGCCGGCTACACCAATGTGCACGAGCTCATCCCCTGGCGTACGCTGACCGGCCGCCAGCAGCTCTATCAGGACCATCTGTGGATGCGGGCCTTCGGCGAGGGCTTCGTGACCTGGAAGCCGCCGGTGGACCTGAAGACCATTGCCGGTGCCAAGGGCGTGAAGCCCAACGGCAATACGGAGATCGTTCTCAACTTCCTCACCCCCCACCAGAAGTGGGGCATCCACTCCACTTATTCCGACAATCTGCTGATGCTGACGCTCAACAGGGGCGGGCCGGTGGTCTGGATCAGCGAGACCGACGCCAAGCGCGCCGGCATCGTCGATAACGACTGGGTGGAAGTGTTCAACGTCAACGGCGCGCTCACCGCCCGCGCGGTGGTCTCCCAGCGCATCGCCGAGGGCATGATGCTGATGTATCACGCCCAGGAGAAGATCGTGAACACGCCCGGTTCCGAGATGACCGGCAACCGGGGCGGCATCCATAATTCGGTGACGCGCGTCGTCCTGAAGCCCACCCACATGATCGGCGGCTACGCCCAGCAGGCCTACGGCTTCAACTATTACGGCACCGTGGGCGCCAATCGCGACGAGTTCATCGTGGTGCGCAAGATGGCGCGGGTGGACTGGCTCGAAGGTCCGCTCGCCCCCGATCATTCCCCGAACACCGCGCCGATGGAGGCTGCACAATGAAGATCCGTGCTCAAATCGCGATGGTGCTGAACCTCGACAAGTGCATCGGCTGCCACACCTGTTCCGTCACCTGCAAGAACGTGTGGACCAACCGCGAGGGCGTCGAATACGCCTGGTTCAACAATGTGGAGACCAAGCCCGGCGTCGGCTATCCCCGCGAGTGGGAGAACCAGGACAAGTGGAACGGCGGCTGGCGGCGCAAGAAGAACGGCCGTATCGAGCCGCGCATCGGCGCCAAGTGGCGGGTGCTCGCGAATATCTTCGCCAATCCGGACCTGCCGGAGATTGACGACTATTACGAGCCCTTCAATTTTGACTACGAGCATCTGCACACGGCGAAGGAGAGCAGGGCTTTCCCCACGGCCCGCCCGCGCTCGGCGGTCAGCGGCGAGCGGATGGAGAAGATCGAGTGGGGGCCGAACTGGGAGGAGATCCTCGGCGGTGAGTTCGCCAAGCGCTCGAAGGATGTGAATTTCGAGGCCGTGCAGAAGGACATCTACGGCCAGTTCGAGAACACCTTCATGATGTATCTGCCGCGCCTGTGCGAGCACTGCCTCAATCCGGCGTGCGCGGCCTCGTGCCCCTCCGGCGCCATCTACAAGCGCGAGGAAGACGGCATCGTCCTCATTGATCAGGACAAGTGCCGGGGCTGGCGCATGTGCGTTTCCGGCTGCCCCTACAAGAAGATCTATTACAACTGGTCTTCGGGAAAGTCGGAGAAGTGCATCTTCTGCTATCCGCGCATCGAGGCGGGCCAGCCCACCGTCTGCTCGGAAACCTGCGTCGGCCGCATCCGCTACCTCGGCGTGCTGCTCTATGATGCGGACCGCATCGAGGCCGCCGCCAGCGTGCCGGACGAGAAGGATCTCTATCAGGCCCAGCTCGACCTCTTCCTCGACCCCAAGGATCCGGCGGTGATCGCGCAGGCGCGCGCCGATGGCGTGCCGGAAGCCTGGCTTGAGGCGGCGCGCCATTCGCCGGTGTGGAAGATGGCCATGGAGTGGAAGGTGGCCTTCCCGCTCCATCCCGAATACCGCACCCTGCCCATGGTCTGGTACGTGCCCCCGCTCTCGCCCATCCAGTCGGCCGCCGCGGCCGGCCAGATGGGGGTGAATGGCGAGATGCCGGACGTGCGCTCGCTGCGCATCCCGCTGCGCTATCTCGCCAACCTGCTCACGGCGGGAGATGAGGAGCCGGTGGCCCTCGCCCTTGAGCGGATGCTTGCCATGCGCGGCTACATGCGGGCCAAGACCGTGGACGGGCGTCTTGATGAGCGCATCGCCGCGAAGGTCGGCCTCACGGGCGCGCATATCGAGGACATGTATCAGGTGATGGCGATCGCCAATTACGAGGATCGCTTCGTCATCCCCACCGCCCATCGCGAGTGGAGCGAGGATGCCTACGACCTGCGCGGCTCCTGCGGCTTCTCCTTCGGCAACGGCTGCTCGGGCGGCAGCACGGAGACCAATTTGTTCGGCACCCGCCAGACGCCCAAGGCGCGCAATCCCATGGAGGTGGCGTGATGGCCATCGAAACCCTCGCCTTCAAGGCGCTCTCCGCGCTGCTGAGCTATCCGGACGCCGGCCTTGCCGCCGGCATTCCGGAGATCAAGGCCGCGCTCGCCGCCAGTGACCTGCTCGGCCGCGACGAGCGGGCGGCTCTCGCGCCGCTGCTGGAGGCGCTTGCCACCCGCGACCTCTATGAGCTTCAGGCGGATTATGTCGAACTCTTCGACAGCTCCCGCAAGCGCTCGCTGCATCTGTTCGAGCATGTGCACGGTGAGAGCCGCGACCGAGGGCAGGCGATGGTTGACCTTGCGGCCCTCTACGAGGCCGGCGGGCTCTGCCTCACCGCCAACGAACTGCCGGACTATCTGCCGCTGTTCCTCGAATATCTCGCCACGCGCCCGCTTGCCGAGGCGC
The Azorhizobium caulinodans ORS 571 genome window above contains:
- the narJ gene encoding nitrate reductase molybdenum cofactor assembly chaperone codes for the protein MAIETLAFKALSALLSYPDAGLAAGIPEIKAALAASDLLGRDERAALAPLLEALATRDLYELQADYVELFDSSRKRSLHLFEHVHGESRDRGQAMVDLAALYEAGGLCLTANELPDYLPLFLEYLATRPLAEARGLLADTDHILALLEERLTARGSAYGAVFSAVRAIGGVAEATPITGDDAPLSRADELKALDAAWEETAVVFGPGEALDGCSVDRLRTQIRAAQRDARLATA
- the narH gene encoding nitrate reductase subunit beta, which encodes MKIRAQIAMVLNLDKCIGCHTCSVTCKNVWTNREGVEYAWFNNVETKPGVGYPREWENQDKWNGGWRRKKNGRIEPRIGAKWRVLANIFANPDLPEIDDYYEPFNFDYEHLHTAKESRAFPTARPRSAVSGERMEKIEWGPNWEEILGGEFAKRSKDVNFEAVQKDIYGQFENTFMMYLPRLCEHCLNPACAASCPSGAIYKREEDGIVLIDQDKCRGWRMCVSGCPYKKIYYNWSSGKSEKCIFCYPRIEAGQPTVCSETCVGRIRYLGVLLYDADRIEAAASVPDEKDLYQAQLDLFLDPKDPAVIAQARADGVPEAWLEAARHSPVWKMAMEWKVAFPLHPEYRTLPMVWYVPPLSPIQSAAAAGQMGVNGEMPDVRSLRIPLRYLANLLTAGDEEPVALALERMLAMRGYMRAKTVDGRLDERIAAKVGLTGAHIEDMYQVMAIANYEDRFVIPTAHREWSEDAYDLRGSCGFSFGNGCSGGSTETNLFGTRQTPKARNPMEVA